A single region of the Candidatus Eisenbacteria bacterium genome encodes:
- a CDS encoding diguanylate cyclase, with translation MKQRNGAGSKRLVEATERFIRSEQKLLEVLGERRILKKAECAHFAKDLSLSAAKKRSSDVFASAVSINRKLMGMLSKGRSAGERTVTDSDVLGELSRVTQTGGDPIEAFRESLLQIRTAIPFENATLFLLNRQSQTLEEAVSVGGRVDLIGHVNFDRGKGFSSWVAQQRKPVLLNDLHREEGPDAVSLRSFLSVPILVQSEVIGVVNMCHSRPGAFDEESVKRLELMTIPISAIAIRMLLRGERERLATTDDLTTLYNKRHFDAHLEDEVGKAKRYGHKVSVVVLDVDGASERKGRTGNGIGDQILSDMGRLLKRSARGTDCVARYEGDEFRILLPHTDAARAKVAAERLRGVVEQHAFPRRRRLTVHVGVATYPVDGVVEDPASLRASAGVRAGTNGAASVPAVDDLNETVVN, from the coding sequence ATGAAGCAGCGCAATGGAGCGGGCTCGAAGCGGCTGGTGGAGGCGACCGAACGGTTCATCCGATCGGAGCAGAAGCTCCTCGAGGTGCTTGGCGAGCGTCGAATTCTCAAGAAGGCCGAGTGCGCGCATTTCGCGAAGGATCTCTCGCTCTCGGCGGCGAAGAAGCGCTCGTCCGACGTATTCGCGAGCGCGGTATCGATCAATCGCAAGTTGATGGGGATGCTCTCGAAGGGGCGGTCCGCGGGCGAACGCACGGTCACGGACTCCGACGTCCTTGGCGAGCTGAGCCGCGTCACGCAGACGGGCGGCGATCCGATCGAGGCGTTCCGGGAGAGCCTGCTCCAGATTCGGACGGCGATTCCGTTCGAGAACGCGACGCTGTTCCTGTTGAACCGCCAGTCGCAGACGCTCGAGGAAGCGGTCTCCGTCGGCGGCCGGGTCGATCTCATCGGCCACGTGAACTTCGACCGCGGGAAGGGCTTCTCCTCCTGGGTCGCCCAGCAGCGAAAGCCGGTGCTGCTCAACGATCTTCACCGTGAAGAGGGTCCGGACGCGGTTTCCCTGCGCTCGTTCCTGTCGGTGCCGATCCTCGTCCAATCGGAAGTGATCGGGGTCGTGAACATGTGCCACTCGAGGCCCGGCGCGTTCGACGAGGAGAGCGTGAAGCGGCTCGAGCTGATGACCATTCCGATCTCCGCCATCGCGATCCGGATGCTCCTGCGGGGTGAAAGGGAGCGGCTCGCCACGACCGACGATTTGACCACGCTCTACAACAAGCGCCACTTCGACGCCCACCTCGAGGACGAGGTGGGGAAGGCGAAGCGGTACGGCCACAAGGTCTCGGTGGTGGTGCTGGACGTGGACGGCGCGAGCGAGAGGAAGGGTCGGACCGGAAACGGGATCGGCGACCAGATCCTCTCGGACATGGGGCGACTCCTGAAGCGCTCGGCCCGAGGCACCGACTGCGTCGCGCGCTACGAGGGCGACGAGTTCCGCATTCTCCTGCCGCATACCGATGCCGCGAGGGCGAAGGTGGCGGCGGAACGGCTCCGTGGCGTCGTGGAGCAGCACGCGTTCCCGCGCCGGCGGAGGCTGACCGTGCACGTCGGCGTGGCGACCTATCCGGTCGATGGCGTCGTGGAAGACCCTGCGAGCCTCCGTGCATCGGCGGGAGTGCGAGCGGGCACGAACGGGGCCGCGTCGGTCCCGGCCGTGGATGACCTGAACGAAACGGTCGTCAACTGA